In Acidiphilium acidophilum, one genomic interval encodes:
- a CDS encoding adenosine kinase: MSARYDIIGIGNAIVDVLALTTDDFLDRHDMRKSSMALIDAATAERLSAAMPQGKTASGGSVANSCAVAAGLGARVAFLGKVADDALGHAFAADLAAIGVDFPTARAATSAPTARCLILVTSDGQRTMNTYLGACVEFSEADLDESAIADAEILYLEGYLFDPPHAQAAFRKAAAIARAAGRKVALSLSDAFCVDRHRAGFLDLLTSVDILFANEVEICALFEQNEFDSAANIAAQTIPLAVLTRSEAGSVVIQGATRHHEKAAPATVVDTTGAGDAYAAGFLAALAKNQPLPECARLASAAAAAAISQIGARPDAATLRALVV, translated from the coding sequence ATGAGCGCACGCTACGACATCATCGGCATCGGCAACGCCATCGTCGACGTCCTCGCCCTCACCACCGACGATTTTCTCGACCGGCACGACATGCGCAAATCCAGCATGGCCCTGATCGACGCCGCCACCGCCGAACGCCTCTCCGCCGCCATGCCCCAGGGCAAAACCGCCTCAGGCGGTTCGGTCGCCAACAGTTGCGCCGTCGCCGCCGGTCTCGGCGCCCGCGTCGCCTTTCTCGGCAAAGTCGCGGACGATGCCCTCGGCCACGCCTTCGCCGCCGACCTCGCAGCCATCGGCGTTGATTTTCCCACCGCCCGCGCCGCCACCAGCGCCCCCACAGCCCGCTGCCTCATCCTCGTCACGTCGGACGGCCAGCGCACCATGAACACCTATCTCGGTGCCTGCGTCGAATTCTCCGAAGCCGATCTCGACGAATCCGCCATCGCCGACGCCGAAATTCTCTACCTCGAAGGCTACCTGTTCGACCCGCCGCACGCCCAGGCCGCCTTCCGCAAAGCCGCCGCGATCGCCCGCGCCGCCGGGCGCAAAGTCGCCCTGTCCCTCTCCGATGCCTTCTGCGTCGACCGCCACCGCGCCGGCTTCCTCGATCTGCTCACCAGCGTCGACATCCTGTTCGCCAACGAAGTCGAAATCTGCGCCCTGTTCGAACAGAACGAATTCGACAGCGCCGCCAACATCGCCGCCCAAACCATCCCCCTCGCCGTCCTCACCCGTAGCGAAGCCGGCAGTGTCGTCATCCAGGGCGCAACCCGCCACCACGAAAAAGCCGCCCCCGCCACCGTGGTCGACACCACCGGCGCAGGCGACGCCTACGCCGCCGGCTTCCTCGCCGCACTTGCGAAAAACCAACCCCTGCCCGAATGCGCACGCCTCGCCAGCGCCGCCGCCGCCGCCGCGATCAGCCAGATCGGCGCGCGGCCTGATGCGGCAACGCTGCGGGCGCTAGTGGTGTGA
- a CDS encoding bactofilin family protein, which produces MISFRKRDEQPTSTKADDTPGATGPDGAARVPGSDDGLSMPPFRPAVPGSARNSPESTEQEMSMARSPFAPTQPTPAQPTPPASPLSGATFRPTVGPRAENAERRTLVVGRGISVQGVVQDAERLVVEGTVEATMIKATELSITQGGVFKGEVEVEEAEIAGTIDGTLTARHALIVRATGRVLGTARCRRLQVEDGGQITGRIEMITEGAAASE; this is translated from the coding sequence ATGATCAGTTTCAGAAAACGCGACGAGCAGCCGACCTCGACCAAAGCGGATGACACGCCCGGCGCGACGGGACCGGATGGCGCAGCGCGCGTGCCGGGTTCCGATGACGGCCTGAGCATGCCGCCGTTTCGGCCCGCAGTACCGGGTTCCGCACGAAATTCCCCCGAATCGACCGAACAGGAGATGTCCATGGCACGATCACCGTTTGCCCCGACCCAGCCGACCCCGGCGCAGCCGACGCCGCCCGCCTCGCCGCTGAGCGGTGCGACGTTCCGCCCGACGGTGGGGCCGCGCGCCGAGAATGCGGAGCGGCGGACCCTGGTGGTGGGGCGCGGGATTTCCGTGCAGGGCGTGGTGCAGGATGCCGAGCGGCTCGTGGTCGAAGGCACCGTCGAGGCGACCATGATCAAGGCGACCGAACTCTCCATCACGCAGGGCGGGGTGTTCAAGGGTGAGGTCGAGGTCGAGGAGGCGGAGATCGCCGGGACGATCGACGGGACGCTGACCGCGCGGCATGCGCTGATCGTGCGCGCGACCGGGCGGGTTCTGGGCACTGCGCGCTGCCGCCGCCTGCAGGTCGAGGATGGTGGGCAGATCACCGGGCGGATCGAGATGATCACCGAAGGCGCCGCCGCTTCGGAATGA
- a CDS encoding DUF29 domain-containing protein, with amino-acid sequence MSNSTLYDHDFYAWANEQAALLRAGRLSEADIEHVAEEIESMGKTEKRELTSRLTVLLLHLLKWQYQPGRRGASWQATIRVQRRDLAVHMNDNPSLKAILPQVLDQAYGNALIEAGAETGLLESAFPAVCPWTFDQIKSPDFWPDEG; translated from the coding sequence ATGAGCAATTCCACCCTCTACGACCACGATTTTTACGCCTGGGCAAATGAACAGGCAGCCCTCCTGCGCGCCGGCCGTCTGTCCGAGGCGGATATCGAACATGTCGCCGAAGAGATTGAGAGCATGGGCAAAACCGAAAAGCGCGAACTCACCAGCCGCCTGACGGTGCTCCTGCTTCACCTGCTCAAATGGCAATACCAGCCAGGCCGCAGGGGCGCATCATGGCAAGCGACTATCCGCGTGCAACGCCGCGATCTCGCTGTGCATATGAACGACAACCCAAGCTTGAAAGCCATCCTGCCGCAAGTTCTCGATCAAGCCTACGGTAACGCGTTGATCGAAGCCGGCGCTGAAACAGGCTTGCTCGAATCAGCCTTTCCCGCCGTCTGCCCCTGGACCTTCGACCAGATCAAAAGTCCCGATTTCTGGCCTGATGAGGGCTGA
- the gshB gene encoding glutathione synthase, translated as MSGLKVAVQMDPMESIDIDGDSSFALMLEAQTRGHALWHYRVPDMWLEAGVLRARVRKVTVRRERGAHFTAGETEVIDLASMDVVLMRQDPPFDMAYITATHLLEHIHPRTLVVNDPASVRNAPEKLLVMEFPDLMPPTMIAWDRAAVRDFRARYKDIIVKPLFGNGGAGIFRIKPDDENLGALMDMHFGVSREPLMIQRYEPAVRAGDKRIILIDGEAMGAINRVPVDGDARSNMHAGGVARPTTMTARDHEICARIGPTLKERGLMFTGIDVIGDYLTEINVTSPTGIQQVARFGGADLAAAIWDRIEAKRAGQDRVGQDRVGQDRAG; from the coding sequence ATGAGCGGTTTGAAGGTCGCGGTCCAGATGGACCCGATGGAGAGCATCGATATCGATGGGGATTCGAGTTTCGCGCTGATGCTCGAAGCGCAGACGCGCGGGCATGCGCTGTGGCACTATCGGGTGCCGGATATGTGGCTGGAAGCGGGGGTGCTGCGCGCGCGGGTGCGCAAGGTGACGGTGCGGCGCGAGCGCGGGGCGCATTTCACCGCCGGTGAGACCGAGGTGATCGACCTTGCTTCGATGGATGTGGTGCTGATGCGCCAGGACCCGCCCTTCGACATGGCGTATATCACCGCGACGCATCTGCTCGAACATATCCATCCGCGCACGCTGGTGGTGAACGACCCGGCTTCGGTGCGCAATGCGCCGGAGAAACTGCTGGTGATGGAGTTTCCCGACCTGATGCCGCCGACCATGATCGCATGGGACCGGGCGGCGGTGCGGGATTTCCGGGCGCGCTACAAGGACATCATCGTCAAGCCGCTGTTCGGCAATGGCGGCGCGGGGATTTTCCGTATCAAGCCGGATGATGAGAATCTGGGCGCGCTGATGGACATGCATTTCGGGGTTTCACGCGAGCCGCTGATGATCCAGCGCTACGAGCCGGCGGTGCGGGCGGGGGACAAGCGGATCATTCTGATCGACGGCGAGGCGATGGGCGCGATCAACCGGGTGCCGGTGGACGGCGATGCGCGCTCGAACATGCATGCCGGCGGGGTGGCGCGGCCGACCACGATGACGGCACGGGATCACGAGATCTGCGCGCGGATCGGGCCGACGCTCAAGGAACGCGGGTTGATGTTCACCGGGATCGACGTGATCGGGGATTACCTGACCGAGATCAATGTGACATCGCCGACCGGGATTCAGCAGGTCGCGCGGTTCGGCGGGGCGGATCTGGCGGCGGCGATCTGGGACCGGATCGAGGCGAAGCGGGCAGGGCAAGATCGGGTGGGCCAGGATCGGGTGGGCCAGGATCGGGCGGGATAG
- the rodA gene encoding rod shape-determining protein RodA, which yields MNTSLFRKIDRPHYDRSFGIATKLLRVNWLFVLACCALAGIGYAALYSAAGGHGQPYATPQIERFFAALIMMIAIAMIDIRIIAKLAWPLYGLGIVLLLAVWKFGHVGLGAKRWLDVGGVHVQPSELMKLFLALALASWFQRASYERVGNPLFLIPPVLAILVPAALILKEPNLGTAVITMSIGAAILLGAGVRWWKFAIVIALVAIIAPFAYAHLHGYQKERILTFLHPGRDPLGAGYNIIQSKIALGSGGMWGQGFLHGTQNQLNFLPEKQTDFVFTIIAEEFGFAGSLVLLGILFSMVAMAVYTALRCHHQFGRLAALGIATNLFLYCFVNLAMVMGLIPVGGVPLPLVSYGGSALTAVMLGFGVLMSIHVHRDVEFAPTDD from the coding sequence ATGAACACCTCACTCTTCCGCAAGATCGATCGCCCGCACTACGATCGCTCCTTCGGCATCGCGACCAAGCTGCTCCGGGTGAACTGGCTGTTCGTGCTCGCCTGCTGCGCCCTCGCCGGTATCGGCTACGCCGCGCTCTACTCCGCCGCCGGCGGCCACGGCCAGCCCTATGCCACCCCGCAGATCGAGCGCTTCTTCGCCGCCCTCATCATGATGATCGCGATCGCCATGATCGATATCCGCATCATCGCCAAACTCGCCTGGCCGCTCTACGGCCTCGGCATCGTCCTTCTCCTCGCAGTCTGGAAATTCGGCCATGTCGGCCTCGGCGCCAAGCGCTGGCTCGATGTCGGCGGCGTCCATGTCCAGCCTTCCGAACTCATGAAGCTGTTCCTCGCCCTCGCCCTCGCCTCGTGGTTCCAGCGCGCCAGCTACGAGCGCGTCGGCAACCCGCTATTCCTGATCCCGCCGGTCCTCGCCATTCTGGTTCCCGCCGCCCTCATCCTCAAGGAGCCCAATCTCGGCACCGCCGTCATCACCATGAGCATCGGCGCCGCCATCCTGCTCGGCGCCGGCGTGCGCTGGTGGAAATTCGCCATCGTGATCGCTTTGGTCGCCATCATCGCGCCCTTCGCCTACGCCCATCTGCACGGCTACCAGAAAGAGCGCATCCTCACCTTCCTCCACCCGGGGCGCGACCCGCTGGGTGCCGGCTACAACATCATCCAATCCAAGATCGCCCTCGGCTCGGGCGGCATGTGGGGTCAAGGCTTCCTGCACGGCACGCAGAACCAGCTCAACTTCCTGCCCGAAAAACAGACCGATTTCGTCTTCACCATCATCGCCGAGGAATTCGGCTTCGCCGGCTCGCTGGTCCTGCTCGGCATCCTGTTCTCGATGGTTGCAATGGCGGTCTACACCGCGCTGCGCTGCCATCACCAGTTCGGCCGCCTCGCCGCCCTCGGCATCGCGACCAACCTGTTCCTCTACTGCTTCGTCAATCTCGCGATGGTGATGGGCCTGATCCCGGTCGGCGGCGTCCCGCTGCCGCTGGTCTCCTACGGCGGCTCGGCCCTCACCGCGGTCATGCTCGGCTTCGGCGTCCTGATGTCGATCCACGTCCACCGGGACGTGGAATTCGCCCCCACCGACGACTGA
- the holA gene encoding DNA polymerase III subunit delta: MKLDARQADRFLADPHLANPGSTRLVLIYGQDTSLITDRARTLAKRIAGSLDDPFRLAELDADHADRLPEEASAQAFGGGRKIVLIRDVGDKQAPAFEAALAAKGDALIIATGGDLNGRSKLRTLAEKHPEAAAIACYTPDAAARGPALEAALRSAGVTIARDAITLAASRLGGESGALADAAERLILYAGPNGTLTLADIDAVLDDQGTASMIDAIDAALAGNPRAADHAIGLAIDEGAAPVAILRVLLTELSGLRLTAEAIARGASPRDAIAGRRPPVFFRRQPTAIKAATLWREEAILAAIDRARRAEADCKRTGSVPEAIARQTLLGLAQRAARATG, from the coding sequence ATGAAGCTCGATGCCCGTCAGGCCGACCGCTTCCTCGCCGACCCCCACCTCGCCAACCCCGGTTCCACCCGCCTCGTCCTGATCTACGGCCAGGACACCTCCCTGATCACCGACCGCGCCCGCACCCTGGCCAAACGCATCGCCGGCTCGCTCGACGACCCGTTCCGCCTCGCCGAGCTCGATGCCGATCACGCCGACCGCCTCCCCGAGGAAGCCAGCGCCCAGGCTTTCGGCGGCGGCCGCAAAATCGTCCTGATCCGCGATGTCGGGGACAAGCAGGCCCCCGCCTTCGAAGCCGCCCTCGCCGCCAAAGGCGATGCCCTGATCATCGCGACCGGCGGCGATCTCAATGGCCGCTCCAAACTCCGCACCCTCGCGGAAAAACACCCCGAAGCCGCCGCGATCGCCTGCTACACGCCGGATGCCGCCGCGCGCGGCCCGGCCCTCGAAGCCGCGCTGCGCAGCGCCGGGGTCACCATCGCGCGCGACGCCATCACCCTCGCCGCCAGCCGCCTCGGCGGCGAATCCGGGGCGCTGGCCGATGCCGCCGAACGCCTGATCCTCTACGCCGGCCCCAACGGCACCCTCACCCTCGCCGATATCGACGCCGTGCTCGACGATCAGGGCACCGCCTCGATGATCGACGCGATCGACGCAGCCCTCGCCGGCAATCCGCGCGCCGCCGACCACGCCATCGGCCTCGCGATCGATGAAGGCGCCGCCCCCGTCGCGATCCTGCGGGTCCTGCTTACCGAGTTGTCCGGCCTGCGCCTCACCGCCGAAGCCATCGCCCGCGGCGCATCCCCGCGCGACGCGATCGCCGGTCGCCGCCCCCCGGTATTCTTCCGCCGCCAGCCCACCGCGATCAAGGCCGCGACCCTCTGGCGCGAAGAGGCCATCCTCGCCGCGATCGACCGCGCCCGCCGCGCCGAAGCCGACTGCAAACGCACCGGCAGCGTCCCTGAGGCGATCGCCCGCCAAACCCTGCTCGGCCTCGCCCAACGCGCCGCCCGCGCAACCGGCTGA
- the lptE gene encoding LPS assembly lipoprotein LptE produces MRKLLALPCVLALSACGFHPLYGPQHGQSATVAARLDEVDIGLIPDRQGQLLREALESDLQRAGAPSYYRYHLAVSYSINVQIIGIQQDSSNTRNRYLATAQWTLTPEGNRTIPVAKGTASAMDAENVIDNQYFQATLDNGVMRHQLAREIAHQITAQLAIYLRAHPAAGS; encoded by the coding sequence GTGCGTAAACTCCTCGCCCTTCCCTGCGTCCTCGCCCTCTCGGCCTGCGGCTTTCACCCGCTCTACGGTCCGCAGCACGGCCAATCGGCGACCGTGGCGGCACGGCTCGATGAAGTAGATATCGGCCTGATCCCGGACCGCCAGGGCCAGCTCCTGCGCGAGGCCCTCGAATCCGATCTCCAGCGGGCCGGCGCGCCGAGCTACTACCGCTACCACCTCGCGGTCAGCTACAGCATCAACGTCCAGATCATCGGCATCCAGCAAGACAGTTCGAACACCCGCAACCGCTACCTCGCCACCGCGCAATGGACCCTCACCCCCGAGGGCAACCGCACCATCCCCGTCGCCAAGGGCACCGCCTCCGCGATGGATGCCGAGAACGTCATCGACAACCAGTATTTCCAGGCGACGCTCGACAATGGCGTCATGCGCCACCAGCTCGCCCGCGAAATCGCCCACCAGATCACCGCCCAACTCGCCATCTACCTGCGCGCCCATCCCGCCGCCGGGAGCTGA
- the leuS gene encoding leucine--tRNA ligase: protein MDQNQPDLAPDASSDHAYDFRTAEPRWQAAWAAAGCFATTDTPDSTKPKSYVLEMFPYPSGKIHIGHVRNYAIGDVVARARRAQGYDVLHPMGWDAFGLPAENAARERGVDPAQWTRENIAAMRDDLKRVGLSFDWSREFATCDPDYYGQQQKIFLDFWRAGLAYRRESAVNWDPVDLTVLANEQVIDGRGWKSGAPVEKRKLRQWFFKITDFAEDLLAGLDTLDRWPERVRTMQRNWIGRSEGANVTFALATPLDGIATVKVYTTRPDTLFGMSFLAIAPDHPLATALAATNPDAAAFIAECQSNGTSEAAIEAAEKRGFDTGLRVRHPFTDATYPIWIANFVLMEYGTGAIFGCPAHDQRDLDFARKYALAVTPVVAPKGSEPGDVDNTALTGDGIIVNSDFLTGLDVAAAKRRVIAELESRGIGQGVVNWRLRDWGVSRQRAWGCPIPVIHCEVCGTVPVPAKDLPVLLPDNLPFDRPGNALDHHPTWKHVACPQCGAPALRETDTFDTFVDSSWYFARFCAPHATTPTDAAATKHWMPVDQYIGGIEHAILHLLYARFFTRAMHRLGHVGVDEPFAGLFTQGMVTHESYRTEDGRWLYPDEVVKHPDGTATSNGARVIVGPNEKMSKSRRNTVDPSAVIERFGADAARWFTLSDNPPERDVEWTEAGAQGAFRFVQKLYRLARTIADAPADATPLGHASGEARKLRQATHRAIAGVTQAIDDFAFNVAIARLHELSNAITDSETRATPGVALGLTAARREAVEALIRLAAPIIPHVAEEAYALLEPGAGLVATLPWLTAEPDLLRRDSVTLAVQIMGKLRGTIDLPVGADAETAIATAMAEPKIAQALAGATIVKRIHVPDRILNFVIRA, encoded by the coding sequence ATGGACCAGAACCAGCCCGATCTAGCGCCCGACGCGTCCTCCGATCACGCTTACGATTTCCGCACCGCCGAGCCGCGCTGGCAGGCGGCGTGGGCGGCAGCAGGCTGTTTCGCCACCACTGACACGCCGGATTCCACCAAACCGAAATCCTACGTGCTGGAAATGTTCCCCTATCCTTCGGGGAAAATCCATATCGGCCACGTCCGCAACTACGCGATCGGCGATGTCGTCGCCCGCGCCCGCCGCGCGCAAGGCTACGACGTCCTGCACCCGATGGGGTGGGACGCGTTCGGCCTGCCCGCCGAAAACGCCGCCCGCGAACGCGGCGTCGACCCCGCGCAATGGACCCGCGAGAACATCGCGGCGATGCGCGACGATCTCAAACGCGTCGGCCTCTCCTTCGACTGGTCGCGCGAATTCGCCACCTGCGACCCCGATTATTACGGCCAGCAACAGAAAATCTTCCTCGATTTCTGGCGCGCCGGCCTCGCCTACCGCCGGGAATCCGCGGTCAACTGGGACCCGGTCGACCTCACCGTGCTCGCCAACGAACAGGTGATCGACGGTCGCGGCTGGAAATCCGGCGCCCCGGTCGAAAAGCGCAAGCTGCGCCAATGGTTCTTCAAGATCACCGACTTCGCCGAAGACCTCCTCGCCGGACTCGACACGCTGGACCGCTGGCCTGAACGCGTCCGCACCATGCAGCGCAACTGGATCGGCCGCAGCGAAGGGGCCAACGTCACCTTCGCGCTCGCCACTCCGCTCGACGGCATCGCCACCGTCAAGGTCTACACCACCCGGCCGGACACGTTGTTCGGCATGAGCTTCCTCGCCATCGCGCCCGACCATCCGCTGGCGACGGCACTCGCCGCGACCAATCCCGATGCCGCAGCCTTCATCGCCGAATGCCAGAGCAACGGCACCTCCGAAGCCGCGATCGAAGCCGCCGAAAAACGCGGGTTCGACACCGGGCTGCGCGTCCGCCACCCCTTCACCGACGCAACCTACCCGATCTGGATCGCCAATTTCGTCCTGATGGAATACGGCACCGGCGCCATCTTCGGCTGCCCCGCGCACGACCAGCGCGACCTCGATTTCGCCCGCAAATACGCCCTCGCCGTCACCCCGGTCGTCGCCCCCAAAGGCAGCGAACCGGGCGACGTGGATAATACCGCCCTGACCGGCGACGGCATCATCGTCAATTCGGATTTCCTCACCGGGCTCGACGTCGCCGCCGCCAAGCGCCGCGTCATCGCCGAGCTGGAATCGCGCGGCATCGGCCAGGGCGTGGTCAACTGGCGCCTGCGCGACTGGGGCGTCTCGCGCCAGCGCGCCTGGGGCTGCCCGATCCCGGTGATCCATTGCGAGGTCTGCGGCACCGTCCCGGTCCCCGCCAAAGACCTGCCCGTCCTCCTGCCCGACAACCTCCCGTTCGACCGGCCGGGCAACGCGCTCGACCATCATCCCACCTGGAAACACGTCGCCTGCCCGCAATGCGGCGCGCCCGCCCTGCGCGAGACCGACACGTTCGACACTTTCGTGGACAGTTCCTGGTACTTCGCCCGCTTCTGCGCCCCGCACGCCACCACGCCGACCGATGCCGCCGCCACGAAGCACTGGATGCCGGTCGATCAATATATCGGCGGCATCGAACACGCGATCCTGCATTTGCTCTACGCCCGCTTCTTCACCCGCGCGATGCACCGGCTCGGCCATGTCGGGGTCGATGAACCCTTTGCCGGCCTGTTCACTCAGGGCATGGTCACCCATGAAAGCTACCGCACCGAAGACGGGCGCTGGCTCTACCCCGACGAGGTCGTCAAACATCCGGACGGCACGGCAACCAGCAACGGGGCCCGCGTTATCGTCGGCCCCAACGAGAAAATGTCGAAATCCCGCCGCAACACGGTCGATCCCAGCGCCGTGATCGAGCGGTTCGGCGCGGATGCCGCCCGCTGGTTCACCTTGTCGGACAATCCCCCGGAACGCGATGTCGAATGGACCGAGGCTGGTGCCCAGGGCGCCTTCCGCTTCGTCCAGAAACTCTACCGCCTCGCCCGTACCATCGCCGATGCGCCCGCCGATGCCACTCCGCTCGGTCACGCCAGCGGCGAGGCCCGCAAACTCCGCCAGGCCACCCATCGCGCCATCGCCGGCGTCACCCAGGCGATCGATGATTTCGCCTTCAACGTCGCCATCGCAAGGCTGCACGAACTCAGCAACGCCATCACCGATTCCGAAACCCGCGCGACCCCCGGCGTGGCCTTGGGCCTCACCGCAGCGCGGCGCGAGGCGGTGGAAGCCCTGATCCGCCTCGCCGCCCCGATCATCCCCCATGTCGCCGAGGAAGCCTACGCCCTGCTCGAACCCGGCGCCGGTCTGGTCGCCACCCTGCCCTGGCTCACCGCCGAGCCGGACCTGCTCCGCCGCGACAGCGTCACCCTCGCGGTCCAGATCATGGGCAAACTCCGCGGCACCATCGACCTCCCGGTCGGCGCGGACGCCGAAACCGCCATCGCCACCGCCATGGCCGAGCCCAAAATCGCCCAAGCCCTCGCCGGTGCCACCATCGTCAAGCGCATCCATGTGCCGGACCGCATCCTGAATTTCGTGATCCGTGCGTAA
- a CDS encoding DUF3576 domain-containing protein produces MRPHSNISTRRFNPATGIALAAVCALGLASCSNSKPLQASQINSSQTEYTPPSMDGAASSGGIGDLLTLGGGTKTAPAGTASGVAVNAYLWRASLDTLSFMPLASADPFAGVIITDWYSPPATPNERFKATAYVLGSMLSANDLKVSVFRQSRQGGEWVDQPVDPATANGIEDRILARAAQLKAAGQLNG; encoded by the coding sequence GTGCGGCCCCATAGCAATATTTCGACCCGGCGCTTCAACCCGGCCACCGGCATCGCCCTCGCCGCGGTCTGTGCGCTCGGCCTCGCCTCGTGCAGCAATTCAAAACCGCTCCAGGCCAGCCAGATCAATTCGTCGCAAACCGAATACACGCCGCCTTCGATGGACGGTGCCGCCAGCAGCGGCGGCATCGGCGACCTGCTCACCCTCGGCGGCGGCACCAAAACCGCCCCTGCCGGCACCGCCAGCGGCGTCGCGGTCAACGCCTATCTCTGGCGCGCCTCGCTCGACACGCTGAGCTTCATGCCGCTCGCCTCGGCCGATCCGTTCGCCGGCGTCATCATCACGGACTGGTATTCCCCGCCCGCCACGCCCAACGAGCGCTTCAAGGCCACCGCCTATGTGCTGGGCAGCATGCTCTCGGCCAACGACTTGAAAGTCTCGGTCTTCCGCCAGTCCCGTCAGGGCGGCGAATGGGTCGATCAGCCGGTCGATCCCGCCACCGCCAACGGCATCGAAGACCGCATCCTGGCGCGCGCCGCCCAGCTCAAGGCCGCCGGACAGTTGAACGGCTGA
- a CDS encoding porin family protein, with protein MRKFLLASAATLAMVAGATGAAHAQAAKPPAPGTLVVHLNGLFTYQLDDVGSSVNSYGNNKLNPITNAGFLRLYPGFDAMTENGFEYGVASEIRDAYTNPGQGMQENSVTGNGVEALVVRRAYAYFGTKKAGIVRIGQGDGPWSLMQDGVIENFGDGNQWNSDGGIGSLVPGAAYPTWLFADTSVLYTTLKVVYLSPDLAGFNFGVGFEPNSNGIKEGDATCVVASTTCAALASAPGGVGNARRKNTLDAMLQYTGLFSGVGVKVSGGYIMSSPIGNSTGVPFETIVSPQTGSRTPITEYKRMGIATIGGQVTYAGFILGANVKDGQVNNGYTFLAPGQRSAFDYMISAEYNAGPITVGGYYFSNQSAGGHQATNNVARTEQDNGVALGANYAVTPNLGFFVTYLYGQRKQYGFDFANNTVVGQTGYSAAYDRTHSQAIGVGAALKW; from the coding sequence ATGCGCAAGTTTCTGCTGGCCTCGGCCGCGACGTTAGCGATGGTAGCCGGTGCCACCGGTGCCGCCCACGCCCAGGCCGCCAAGCCGCCCGCACCCGGCACGCTGGTCGTTCATCTGAACGGCCTGTTCACCTACCAGCTCGACGATGTCGGCTCCTCGGTCAATTCCTACGGCAACAACAAGCTGAACCCGATCACCAATGCCGGGTTCCTTCGCCTCTATCCCGGTTTCGATGCGATGACCGAAAACGGGTTCGAATACGGTGTCGCCTCGGAAATCCGCGATGCCTACACCAACCCCGGTCAGGGAATGCAGGAAAACAGCGTCACCGGCAACGGCGTCGAAGCTCTGGTCGTCCGCCGCGCCTACGCCTATTTCGGCACGAAAAAGGCCGGCATCGTCCGCATCGGCCAGGGTGACGGTCCGTGGAGCCTGATGCAGGATGGCGTGATCGAAAACTTCGGTGACGGCAATCAGTGGAACTCCGATGGCGGCATCGGCTCGCTGGTCCCGGGTGCAGCCTACCCGACCTGGCTGTTCGCCGATACCAGCGTGCTCTACACCACGCTCAAGGTCGTCTATCTGTCGCCCGATCTCGCCGGCTTCAATTTCGGCGTCGGCTTCGAGCCGAACTCCAACGGCATCAAGGAAGGCGACGCGACCTGCGTGGTTGCATCGACAACCTGCGCCGCCCTCGCCAGCGCCCCCGGCGGCGTCGGCAACGCCCGCCGCAAGAACACGCTCGACGCCATGCTGCAATACACCGGCCTGTTCAGCGGCGTCGGCGTGAAGGTCTCGGGCGGTTACATCATGTCCTCGCCGATCGGCAACAGCACCGGCGTTCCGTTCGAAACCATCGTTTCACCGCAGACCGGTTCACGCACCCCGATCACCGAGTACAAGCGCATGGGCATCGCCACGATCGGCGGTCAGGTCACCTATGCCGGCTTTATCCTTGGCGCCAATGTCAAGGACGGTCAGGTCAATAACGGCTACACCTTCCTCGCCCCTGGCCAGCGCAGCGCCTTCGACTACATGATCAGCGCCGAATACAATGCCGGCCCGATCACCGTCGGCGGCTACTACTTCAGCAACCAGAGCGCCGGCGGCCATCAGGCAACCAACAACGTCGCCCGCACCGAACAGGATAACGGTGTCGCCCTCGGTGCCAACTACGCGGTCACCCCGAACCTCGGCTTCTTCGTCACCTACCTCTACGGCCAGCGCAAGCAATACGGGTTCGACTTCGCGAACAACACCGTCGTCGGCCAGACCGGTTACAGCGCCGCCTACGACCGTACCCACAGCCAGGCGATCGGCGTCGGCGCCGCCCTCAAATGGTAA